The segment CTGGTGCTCGGGCGCTTTTCGCTGAGCGGCGACGCCTTGGCCCGGGGCGACTGGTGGACACTTGTCACGCACATGTTCATCCATGGTAGCCTGCTTCACCTGATCGTCAATGTGCTCGGGCTCTGGTTTGTCGGACCGGAGGTCGAATTCCTTCTCGGACGCGCGAAATATCTCGTGCTTTATCTCGTGTCGGGAATATCCGGCGGGCTTCTCCAGACGGCATTCGCCGCGTCCGACTCCGAATTGATCGGTGCGTCCGGCGCGGTTTGCGGCATTCTTTTGTCCTTCACCACGGCTTATCCGGATGCCCCCCTGCAAGCGCTGCTGTTCTTTGTCCTCCCCGTGAGGATGAAGGCGAAAACGCTCGGCCGCGGTGTCATAGTCGTCTCTTTTCTTTGTGCCGTGCTGCGGATTTTTCCGCGCATCGGGCATCTCGCGCATCTCGGCGGCGCGCTGGCCGGTGCCGCGCTGACCAAATGGTGGGTGCCCGCAATCGTGCCGCCAAGGTCGCGGTCCGGTGATCGTTCCGCATTGGACGATGTGCTTCGACGGGTGATGGAAGAGGGGATCGAGGGCCTTTCCCCCGCCGAGCGGCGGATTCTGGAGAAGCTGGATCGGCGCCGAGGAGATCGCTGAGAGAAATCAACCGGCGTCCGCTTGATCCATGCGGACTTCATCGAGGGCCGCGCTTGCGGAATCCAGTGCTGCACAGGCTTCGTCGAGCGAACCCAAAGCCGCGGTCAGCGGTGATGCCTTGGCCCGCGGCAAATCCCCGAGGGCAAGACGTGCGCCCGTGATAGCGTTGTGGGCCTGTTGGATGCAGCGATCCGCGGCGCGCAGCCGTTTGGCCCGAGGGTCGAGAGAGTTCATGGAAAAGGTCGCGTCAAGAGCGGTTCACAACCGGCCGAAGCATTCATCGAGCACATCCAAAAGAAAATCCGCATCGGCTTCGTTCACGCACATGGGCGGGGCGATGCGGAGGGTTTGTCCGCGGAGGCCGCCCTTGCCGAGGAGCAATCCTAGATCGCGCGCTGTTTCGAGAACCTGTGCGCACTCGGCGGTCCCCGGTTCTTTCGTCGAGCGGTCTTTGACAAGCTCGATGCCTTGCATCAGTCCGCGCCCGCGGACGTCGCCGATGGCCTTGTGTTTGGCCTTGAGTTTCGCGAGGCCCGCGGAAATGCGTCGGCCAACCTTGTGCGCGTTGTCTTGCAGGTTTTCCGCTTCAATCACTTCAAGAACGGCTTTGCCGATGGCGCTGGCGACCGGGTTGCCGCCGAACGTGTTGAAATGCACTTTGCCGACAAGCGACGCGGCGATCTGCGGCGTGGTGACCACGGCGGCCAGAGGGAAGCCGTTTCCGATGCCTTTCGCCATGGTGACGATGTCCGGAACCACGCCTTGGGTCTCGAAGCCCCAGTAGTGGGAACCGA is part of the Chthoniobacterales bacterium genome and harbors:
- a CDS encoding rhomboid family intramembrane serine protease gives rise to the protein MAPATVILAASLVACFVLEVLLAGGSRGLVLGRFSLSGDALARGDWWTLVTHMFIHGSLLHLIVNVLGLWFVGPEVEFLLGRAKYLVLYLVSGISGGLLQTAFAASDSELIGASGAVCGILLSFTTAYPDAPLQALLFFVLPVRMKAKTLGRGVIVVSFLCAVLRIFPRIGHLAHLGGALAGAALTKWWVPAIVPPRSRSGDRSALDDVLRRVMEEGIEGLSPAERRILEKLDRRRGDR